One Synechococcus sp. Nb3U1 genomic window, GTAGCTGGGATCCCAGATAGTCCTCCCAGGCTGGCTGATGGGCGGGATCCACCGAGACCAGAATGCGGCTGGATCCCTCCCCAAACAGCACTTGATCCCAGCGGTGGGATTGGGTACTGGGGATCCGGATCGTTGCTCCCTGCCCGCCGCTCAGACAAGCCTCTGCCAGGGCCACCCCCAGTCCGCCATCGCTGCAATCGTGAGCCGACCGAACCCAGCCTTGCCGAATACCGAATCGACAGGCCGCTTGCACTTGCTTTTCCAGCTCCAGATCGACCGGGGCAGGGCGGCCCGTTACTTTTTCATGGAGGGTTGCTAGGTATTCGCTCCCTCCTAAGGTGGTTTGGGCGGTGGATCCCAGCAGATAAATTGGATCCCCTGTGTGCTGCCAGCCTTGCCCACAGGTGCGCTTGAGATCCATAACCAAGCCAACCATGCCAATGACCGGTGTAGGGTAAATGGCCTGGGATCTTTTGCTAGTCAGAGTCTCGTTGTACAGCGATACATTCCCCCCCGTCACCGGCGTACCCAAGGCTCGACACGCTGCGCCAATGCCCCGACAGGCCAGCGCCAGTTGCCAATACACGGTCGGGTTTTCTGGGTTGCCAAAGTTGAGGTTATCGGTAATGGCCAAAGGCTCCGCCCCTACACAGGAGAGGTTGCGGGCGGCTTCAGCCACGGCGGCTTTGGCCCCTTCGTAGGGATCCAGGTACACCCAGCGACCGTTGCCATCGACAGTAGCGGCCACTCCTTTGGGGGACGGTTTGAGCGGGGGCACCTCTCCTGGGCCAAATCCTTGCGGGCGAATGCGAATCACGGCGGCATCCCCCTGCCCCGGCCAGAGGCGGGTGTTGTTCTGCACCTGGTGATCGTATTGGTGGTACACCCAGGCTTTGCTGGCGATGTTGGGGCTGGCCAAGAGGTTGAGGAGCACCTGCTCCCAGCTCAGCCGTTCGGCACCTAGAAGGATCCCTCGATGATCACATTTTGGAAGAGTGTGGGGATCCCATTGCCAAGCCGCTTGCACGTAGTCTGGGGGTTCAGACAGAATCGGGCGCGGGTAAAGGGGGGTATCCTCTGCCAAAGAGCGGGCTGGCAGGTTCACCACCCGGGATCCCTGATGCCAAATCTCAACGACCGGCTCCGCCACCACTTCTCCGGCTACGGTGGCTTGCAGGCCCCAGCGATGAAAGATCTCGATCAGCTCCTGTTCCCGACCTTTCTGGGCCACCAACAACATGCGCTCCTGGGACTCCGAGAGCAAGTACTCCCAGGCCTGCATACCGCTTTCTCGTACCGGCACGCGATCTAAATTGAAGCGGATGCCAACCCCTCCTTTGGCCGCCATTTCGGAAGTAGAACAAGTGATGCCCGCCGCCCCCATATCCTGGGCCGCCACCACCGCCCCGGTTTGAAAGGCTTCCAAACAGGCCTCGATCAGGCATTTACCTAGAAAGGGATCCCCCACCTGCACTGCAGGCCGATCCTGTTGCGATTGTTCGCTCAGCTCGGCACTGGCAAAGCTGGCCCCACGGATCCCATCCCGCCCGGTGGTGGATCCCACGTACAAAACCGGATTGCCGATCCCTTTGGCCCCAGACTTCACCACCTCGGCAGTTTCCAGTAGCCCCAAGGCCATCACATTCACCAGGGGATTGCCAGAATAGCAGGGATCCACCGCCAGCTCCCCCCCCACCGTCGGTACCCCGGAGCAATTGCCATAATGGGCGATGCCCTCCACCACCCCCGCCAACAGCCGCCGGTTGCTCGCTTCAAAAAGGGGCCCAAAGCGCAGCGAATTGAGCAGGGCAATGGGTCTAGCCCCCATCGTGAAAATATCCCGCAAAATGCCTCCCACCCCCGTGGCCGCCCCCTGGAACGGCTCCACCGCAGACGGATGGTTGTGGGACTCGATTTTGAAGGCCAGCCGATCCCCATCCCCTAAATCCACCACCCCGGCGTTTTCTCCCGGCCCCACCAAAATCCGCTCACCCGTAGTCGGGAAGCCCTTGAGCAGCGGGCGGGAATTTTTGTAGCAGCAGTGCTCCGACCACATCACCCCAAACATGGCCAATTCGTTCGGGTTGGGATCCCGTCCCAGCCGCTTCACAATCATCTGATATTCGTCGGGGGAGAGGCCGTGGGTTTTTAGCTCAGCAGGGGTGTAAGACATGGAAGCAAGGAATCAGGTGAAAAGGCCAGGCCCCAACAGATGCGCCTGACGCTCCTCTAGTATGCGACCTAACAGTGGCCATTGATTCAGGCTGGGATCCGCCGCCATGAGCTGTTCTGCCGCTTGGCGCGCCAACTCCAGCACCTCTTGATCGTCCATCAAGCTGGCCAAGGCAAAATCCGGCAAGCCCGACTGACGAGTACCCATCACCTCCCCAGGCCCACGGAAGCGCAAGTCCATTTCGGCAATGAAAAAGCCATCGTTAGACTGCTCTAGCACCTTCAGCCGCCGCAGAGCATCTTCCCCCTTGGATCCTGTCATCAACACACAATAGGATTGGTCGGATCCCCGCCCTACCCGTCCCCGCAGTTGGTGTAGCTGTGATAGGCCAAAGCGTTCCGCATGTTCGATCACCATTACCGAAGCATTGGGCACATCTACCCCTACCTCCACCACTGTGGTGGAAACGAGAATATCCAGTTCTCGCTTGCGAAAGGCTTGAATAACGGCATCCTTGTCGCTGCTGCTCATGCGCCCGTGCAACAGTCCCACCTTGAACCGGGGGAAAACCTTTTCCTGTAGGCGTTGATGCTCGTCGATGGCGGATTTAAGATCCAGCTTTTCCGACTCCTCGATCAGCGGCAAGACCACGTACACCTGCCGCCCCTGGGCGATCTCCCGCTCCATCAGCCGTACCACCTGCAATCGATCCCCGGGCCGGGCAACCACGGTATGAATCGGTTTGCGGCCAGGGGGCAACTCATCAATTGCGCTGACATCCAAATCCCCGTGCAGAGCCAGGGTCAGGGTACGCGGGATCGGCGTGGCGGTCATGGTCAACACATCCGGGTGATCCCCTTTCTGTTGTAGGGCAGCCCGTTGCTCTACCCCAAAACGGTGCTGCTCATCGATGATCACCAGACCGAGGTTTTGAAAGTTCACCGTCGGTTGAATCAGGGCATGGGTACCCACCACTAGGGGTAGTTCCCCTGTTTGCAGTTGCCGCAGGATCTCTCGGCGTTTGGCGGCTGGAGTAGATCCAGTCAGAAGGTCTACGGGCAAGTGCAGCTGGCTGAACCAATCCACCAGTTTGCGGTAGTGCTGCTCCGCCAATACCTCGGTGGGAGCCATCAGGGCCGTTTGCCAGCCGGATTGGATCGCCGCCAGCAGGGCCACCACGGCTACCACCGTTTTGCCGGATCCGACATCCCCCTGCACCAGGCGGTTCATGGGCAAGGGATCCCGTAGATCCGCCAGAATCTCGGCGATCACCCGTTGTTGAGCGGCGGTGAGTTGAAAGGGCAACATTTGGTAGAAGCGATCCACCAGTTCCCCGCTCACGGG contains:
- the purL gene encoding phosphoribosylformylglycinamidine synthase subunit PurL; this translates as MSYTPAELKTHGLSPDEYQMIVKRLGRDPNPNELAMFGVMWSEHCCYKNSRPLLKGFPTTGERILVGPGENAGVVDLGDGDRLAFKIESHNHPSAVEPFQGAATGVGGILRDIFTMGARPIALLNSLRFGPLFEASNRRLLAGVVEGIAHYGNCSGVPTVGGELAVDPCYSGNPLVNVMALGLLETAEVVKSGAKGIGNPVLYVGSTTGRDGIRGASFASAELSEQSQQDRPAVQVGDPFLGKCLIEACLEAFQTGAVVAAQDMGAAGITCSTSEMAAKGGVGIRFNLDRVPVRESGMQAWEYLLSESQERMLLVAQKGREQELIEIFHRWGLQATVAGEVVAEPVVEIWHQGSRVVNLPARSLAEDTPLYPRPILSEPPDYVQAAWQWDPHTLPKCDHRGILLGAERLSWEQVLLNLLASPNIASKAWVYHQYDHQVQNNTRLWPGQGDAAVIRIRPQGFGPGEVPPLKPSPKGVAATVDGNGRWVYLDPYEGAKAAVAEAARNLSCVGAEPLAITDNLNFGNPENPTVYWQLALACRGIGAACRALGTPVTGGNVSLYNETLTSKRSQAIYPTPVIGMVGLVMDLKRTCGQGWQHTGDPIYLLGSTAQTTLGGSEYLATLHEKVTGRPAPVDLELEKQVQAACRFGIRQGWVRSAHDCSDGGLGVALAEACLSGGQGATIRIPSTQSHRWDQVLFGEGSSRILVSVDPAHQPAWEDYLGSQLPGNWQHLGQVGTAADPLSLSTDEGDPVLILSLREMESVFQEPFPTPVGTHLGMMPRIKGPGQTDP
- the recG gene encoding ATP-dependent DNA helicase RecG; the encoded protein is MTEVAASATTDHALLPERGGSGNLRETSEQAEQVDLKRLNRALSVEAESGFGDLQGRAQTFSRFLSGVLGQDPPSDWVLDGEDRRKWQELGSHYALYPELDLPERQHLVAETRRWLDQIRRQQEPPPAPRPAPLPKPEGLSLEQPLQFLKGIGPKSAEKLAQLGLLTVRNALYYFPRDHVNYSEQVLIRQAKVGETVTLVGTIKSCTCFTSPKNKSLSIFNLKIADSSGSLTLTRFYAGQQFTQRGWQESLQRQYPRGARVAASGLVKKSKFGITLDNPQIEVLADEGVDSRSLQKGLRPAVATGKILPIYPLTEGITADLVRKAVQLALPAVAWVADPLPQDLKQTFQLLDLSLALQQIHFPETGEHLAQARRRLVFDEFFYLQLGLLQRRQRYREQAQSLPRYQPVSGELVDRFYQMLPFQLTAAQQRVIAEILADLRDPLPMNRLVQGDVGSGKTVVAVVALLAAIQSGWQTALMAPTEVLAEQHYRKLVDWFSQLHLPVDLLTGSTPAAKRREILRQLQTGELPLVVGTHALIQPTVNFQNLGLVIIDEQHRFGVEQRAALQQKGDHPDVLTMTATPIPRTLTLALHGDLDVSAIDELPPGRKPIHTVVARPGDRLQVVRLMEREIAQGRQVYVVLPLIEESEKLDLKSAIDEHQRLQEKVFPRFKVGLLHGRMSSSDKDAVIQAFRKRELDILVSTTVVEVGVDVPNASVMVIEHAERFGLSQLHQLRGRVGRGSDQSYCVLMTGSKGEDALRRLKVLEQSNDGFFIAEMDLRFRGPGEVMGTRQSGLPDFALASLMDDQEVLELARQAAEQLMAADPSLNQWPLLGRILEERQAHLLGPGLFT